A DNA window from Porphyromonadaceae bacterium W3.11 contains the following coding sequences:
- a CDS encoding Fic family protein yields MEFISVKEYSAAHGLAERTVRNYCVQGKISGAQLIGKTWSIPADAPLPQRKKSKASPLLDALREQMESRLKGGIYHRTQIDLTYNSNHIEGSRLTKEQTRYIFETNTIGVSVEAIKVDDIIETTNHFRCIDFIIEHADEPLTESMIKKLHSLLKAGTTDASRSWFAVGDYKRLPNEVGGKETVAPEEVASAIQALLNEYKSKEIAFEDILDFHYQFEAIHPFQDGNGRVGRLIMFKECLAHGIVPFIITDELKMFYYRGLDLWEQTQGYLIDTCLTAQDQYKALLDYFRIKY; encoded by the coding sequence ATGGAATTTATCTCTGTGAAGGAATATTCTGCAGCTCATGGTTTAGCAGAAAGGACAGTCAGAAACTATTGTGTTCAAGGAAAGATTTCTGGGGCTCAATTGATCGGCAAGACATGGAGTATCCCTGCGGATGCTCCCTTGCCACAAAGGAAGAAGTCTAAGGCTTCGCCCCTTTTGGATGCTTTACGTGAACAGATGGAAAGCAGACTCAAAGGAGGCATATACCACCGCACACAAATTGACTTGACCTACAACTCCAATCATATAGAGGGGAGCCGTCTTACCAAAGAGCAAACACGCTATATTTTTGAGACCAACACGATAGGTGTTTCTGTCGAGGCCATTAAGGTCGATGATATAATTGAGACCACCAACCATTTCCGCTGTATTGACTTCATAATTGAGCATGCTGATGAGCCATTGACTGAAAGCATGATAAAGAAATTACACTCGCTTCTTAAGGCTGGTACTACAGATGCAAGTCGGTCGTGGTTCGCTGTCGGTGATTATAAACGTTTGCCGAATGAAGTGGGAGGGAAAGAGACTGTAGCCCCTGAAGAGGTGGCATCTGCTATTCAAGCACTACTCAATGAATATAAGAGCAAAGAAATAGCGTTTGAAGATATTCTTGACTTCCACTATCAGTTTGAAGCTATCCACCCTTTTCAAGATGGTAATGGTAGAGTAGGGCGCTTGATAATGTTCAAAGAGTGCTTAGCACATGGCATAGTCCCATTTATCATCACAGACGAACTCAAGATGTTTTACTACCGTGGCTTGGATCTATGGGAACAGACACAGGGCTACCTCATCGATACCTGCCTTACTGCCCAAGACCAATACAAAGCCCTCCTCGACTACTTCCGTATCAAGTATTAA
- a CDS encoding death-on-curing protein → MNKGEVIIYRSADGLAELSVQLEDDTVWLSLNQMAELFDRDKSTISRHIKNIFSEGELDPNSVVAKYATTAKFISTYLVHF, encoded by the coding sequence ATGAATAAAGGCGAAGTAATCATATATAGAAGTGCTGATGGACTTGCGGAGCTATCGGTTCAGCTTGAAGACGATACTGTTTGGCTGTCCCTCAATCAGATGGCAGAGCTATTTGACCGAGATAAGTCAACAATTTCAAGGCATATAAAAAACATCTTTTCAGAGGGAGAGCTTGACCCAAATTCAGTTGTTGCAAAATATGCAACAACTGCCAAATTCATAAGTACCTATTTGGTGCATTTCTAA
- a CDS encoding AAA family ATPase, whose product MDHFSDLRQLARDIRDKLEEKKIILLYAYNGVGKTRLSMEFKDLGKIGGERDTLYFNAFTEDLFSWDNDLDEDATRVLKMNLKSSFFSGAKEYALEDKIRVFWGRFSDIVFQIDYEDGSISFSRVFNLREGEDPNQETVIDNIKISRGEETIFVWCFFLAIVQLVLDGDEGYSWVKYIYIDDPISSLDDNNAIAVAVLLAETLKEGSKKVVISTHHALFYNALWNVFKDSVGKRKWLGSLHFKKNGEEGYSVSYTNDTPRFLHVAMLEELWHRAESGDLYTYHFAMLRNVLERAASFHGYEKFDECFKNKDIQEESPLYSRIINIFSHGKYSLYEPTEMMEDNKELFKQILSAFITNYKFNPDLFLPREA is encoded by the coding sequence ATGGATCATTTTAGTGACTTAAGGCAACTAGCTCGAGATATTCGGGACAAACTAGAGGAAAAGAAAATCATTCTCTTATATGCTTATAATGGAGTGGGAAAGACTCGTTTGTCTATGGAGTTCAAGGATCTTGGGAAGATAGGAGGAGAAAGAGATACACTCTATTTCAATGCTTTTACAGAAGATTTGTTTTCGTGGGATAATGATCTTGACGAAGATGCGACTCGAGTACTCAAAATGAATCTAAAGTCTTCATTTTTTAGTGGAGCTAAAGAATATGCTCTTGAAGATAAGATTAGAGTGTTTTGGGGGCGCTTCTCGGATATTGTTTTTCAAATAGACTATGAAGACGGAAGTATTTCTTTCTCAAGAGTTTTCAACCTGAGGGAAGGAGAGGATCCAAACCAAGAAACTGTTATAGATAACATCAAAATATCAAGAGGAGAGGAAACTATCTTTGTATGGTGTTTTTTCTTAGCCATCGTACAATTGGTATTGGATGGAGATGAGGGTTACTCTTGGGTAAAGTATATCTACATTGATGATCCCATCTCTTCTTTGGATGATAACAATGCTATTGCAGTCGCGGTTTTATTAGCTGAGACATTAAAAGAGGGCTCAAAAAAGGTAGTTATTTCAACACACCATGCTCTCTTCTATAATGCTCTTTGGAATGTTTTCAAAGATAGCGTAGGAAAGCGAAAATGGCTTGGAAGTTTACACTTCAAGAAAAATGGGGAAGAAGGCTATAGTGTTAGCTATACAAATGACACCCCTCGGTTTCTTCACGTTGCAATGTTGGAAGAATTGTGGCATAGGGCTGAATCAGGAGATCTATATACCTATCACTTTGCAATGCTTCGAAATGTGCTTGAGAGAGCAGCTTCATTTCATGGATATGAAAAATTTGATGAATGCTTCAAAAACAAAGATATTCAAGAAGAGTCTCCTCTGTATAGCCGTATAATAAACATCTTCTCTCACGGAAAATATTCTCTTTATGAGCCGACTGAGATGATGGAGGATAACAAAGAGCTGTTCAAACAGATATTGAGCGCATTTATAACAAACTACAAGTTTAATCCTGACCTCTTTCTTCCAAGAGAGGCTTAA
- a CDS encoding virulence RhuM family protein: MMQAEENQIIIYNTDDGKARVTLYARDGNIWMNQNQMAELFATSVPNISMHISNVLKEGELAEDSVVKDYLTTASDGKNYQVTFYALDMVLAIGFRVRSKRGTQFRRWANHNLKEYMIKGFVMDDDRLKNPDGRPDYFDELLERIRDIRASEKRFYQKVRDLLALSSDYDKSDKSTQMFFAETQNKLLYAVTQQTAAEIVVSRADANAPNMALTSWKGSVVRKQDIYTAKNYLKQEEIETLNQLTVLFLDSAELRVKERKDLTLDYWRNNVDALLSFQNKDLLKGSGAVSNAQMKAKVDQEYEAFNLRRKELALMEEEQRELTELRQIEQSIAKRPQSDE; the protein is encoded by the coding sequence ATGATGCAGGCGGAAGAGAATCAGATTATCATATACAATACTGATGATGGCAAAGCAAGAGTAACTCTCTATGCTAGGGATGGTAACATCTGGATGAACCAAAACCAGATGGCAGAACTTTTTGCCACCTCTGTTCCCAATATCAGTATGCATATATCTAATGTGCTGAAAGAAGGAGAGTTAGCAGAAGATTCAGTTGTTAAGGATTACTTAACAACTGCCTCAGACGGGAAGAATTATCAGGTAACTTTCTATGCTCTTGATATGGTATTAGCCATAGGATTCCGAGTGCGGAGCAAGAGGGGCACGCAATTTAGGAGATGGGCGAATCACAACCTTAAGGAGTATATGATAAAGGGGTTTGTCATGGATGACGACCGCCTAAAGAATCCTGACGGAAGACCAGACTATTTTGATGAACTTCTTGAGCGGATACGTGATATTCGTGCTAGTGAAAAGCGTTTCTATCAAAAGGTTAGAGACTTGCTCGCATTGAGTAGCGACTACGATAAGAGTGACAAGTCAACTCAGATGTTCTTTGCAGAAACTCAGAATAAACTCCTTTATGCAGTTACTCAGCAAACGGCTGCTGAAATAGTTGTGAGTCGTGCGGATGCCAACGCACCCAATATGGCTCTAACTTCTTGGAAAGGCTCTGTGGTCAGAAAGCAAGATATATACACCGCTAAGAATTACCTAAAGCAGGAGGAGATCGAGACCCTTAATCAGCTCACGGTGCTCTTCTTGGATTCTGCAGAATTAAGGGTCAAAGAGCGAAAAGACCTGACTTTAGACTATTGGCGGAATAATGTTGATGCCCTATTGAGTTTCCAAAATAAAGACCTTCTCAAAGGTAGTGGTGCCGTTTCCAATGCCCAGATGAAAGCCAAAGTAGATCAAGAGTACGAAGCATTTAATCTCCGCCGTAAAGAACTGGCTCTAATGGAAGAAGAACAAAGAGAGCTGACGGAACTTCGGCAAATAGAGCAAAGTATCGCAAAAAGACCCCAATCAGATGAATAA
- a CDS encoding type I restriction-modification system subunit M, producing the protein MTARDQQALGKTLWAIADELRSKMNADDFRDYMLSFLFLRYLSGNYEQAAKRELGKDYPNEEALSIGETALQRWYAENSEDIGEFEAQMRRKIHYVIKPEYLWSHIVELARTQSSDLLDTLEEGFRHIETESFDSTFRGLFSEVNLSSEKLGKTYQQKNDTLCVIILKIAEGIGAFSSDIDALGDAYEYLIAQFAAGSGKKAGEFYTPQAISTILSRIVALDAQNPDRGVKEGIKKVLDFACGSGSLLLNVRKQMGDRIGRIYGQELNVTTYNLARMNMLLHGVKDTEFEIFHGDSLANEWAFLNNDNPSEKVEFDAIVANPPFSLKWNPKEETAQDFRFQNYGVAPKSAADFAFLLHGFHYLSQDGTMAIILPHGVLFRGGAERAIRQKLLEDGSIDAIIGLPPKLFYSTGIPVCIIVLKKCQTNDDVLFIDASREFAKDKKQNRLRTGENGEPNDIDKIIDTYRYRKEIDKYSRCVPLSEIKENDYNLNIPRYVDTFEEEEEIDIQAVMSEIESLEARRTALDQQIDVYLRELGLIK; encoded by the coding sequence ATGACAGCAAGAGACCAACAGGCTTTAGGTAAAACACTATGGGCTATAGCAGATGAGTTGCGTTCCAAGATGAATGCTGATGACTTTCGCGACTATATGCTTTCATTCCTTTTCCTTCGCTACTTGTCTGGCAATTATGAGCAAGCAGCAAAGAGAGAGCTGGGCAAAGACTATCCCAATGAAGAAGCGCTCTCGATAGGAGAGACTGCTCTACAAAGATGGTATGCAGAAAACAGCGAAGACATCGGAGAGTTTGAAGCTCAGATGCGTCGAAAGATTCACTACGTCATTAAGCCGGAATACTTATGGAGCCATATAGTAGAATTGGCTCGTACACAAAGCTCGGATCTGCTTGACACATTAGAGGAGGGGTTCAGACATATCGAAACGGAATCTTTCGATAGTACATTTAGGGGCTTGTTCTCTGAGGTAAACCTCTCTTCTGAGAAACTGGGAAAGACTTACCAACAGAAGAATGATACGCTCTGTGTGATCATTCTCAAGATCGCAGAGGGTATAGGAGCTTTCTCTTCGGATATAGATGCACTCGGCGATGCGTACGAATATCTAATCGCCCAATTTGCCGCAGGCTCAGGAAAGAAGGCAGGCGAGTTCTACACCCCTCAAGCCATATCCACTATTCTGTCTCGTATTGTCGCTTTGGATGCACAAAATCCTGACCGTGGCGTTAAAGAGGGGATCAAAAAGGTATTGGACTTCGCCTGTGGTTCCGGATCATTGTTGCTCAATGTTCGCAAACAGATGGGCGACCGAATAGGACGTATTTACGGGCAAGAACTGAATGTCACCACGTACAACCTCGCTCGTATGAATATGCTCTTGCATGGAGTAAAGGATACGGAGTTTGAGATATTTCACGGAGACTCTTTGGCAAATGAATGGGCGTTCCTCAATAATGATAATCCCAGTGAAAAAGTAGAGTTCGATGCCATCGTAGCCAATCCCCCCTTTAGCCTCAAATGGAACCCCAAGGAAGAGACTGCTCAGGACTTCCGTTTCCAAAATTACGGAGTGGCACCCAAGTCTGCCGCCGATTTCGCATTCCTCCTGCACGGCTTTCACTATCTGAGCCAAGACGGTACTATGGCGATTATACTGCCACATGGGGTACTCTTTCGTGGGGGTGCAGAGCGTGCCATTAGGCAGAAATTACTTGAAGATGGAAGCATAGATGCCATTATCGGCTTGCCGCCCAAGCTCTTTTATTCTACGGGTATTCCGGTATGTATCATTGTCCTCAAGAAGTGCCAGACCAATGACGATGTGCTTTTTATCGATGCGAGCCGAGAGTTTGCCAAGGATAAAAAGCAAAACCGTTTGCGCACAGGGGAGAACGGTGAGCCAAACGACATCGATAAGATTATAGATACCTACCGATACCGCAAGGAGATAGACAAATACTCTCGATGCGTTCCGCTCTCCGAGATTAAGGAAAACGATTACAACCTCAATATCCCTCGCTATGTAGATACGTTTGAAGAGGAAGAGGAGATAGATATTCAGGCAGTGATGAGCGAAATCGAATCACTCGAAGCACGTCGCACAGCCCTTGACCAACAAATAGATGTTTACCTCCGAGAGCTCGGACTGATAAAGTAA
- a CDS encoding type I restriction endonuclease subunit R: protein MQMYTVAEQQIEERLIKRLVSLKYIHRSDIKDRATLEANFRTKFEQLNGVILTDREFDRLLSEIIPATPDVYESSRLLRERNLFLREDGTPLYYTLVNIKDWCRNDYEVINQLRINTHSSHHRYDVIILINGLPLVQIELKAHKVSPRTAIQQIVNYKNDVGNGYANTLLAFMQLFIVSNEAETSYFANNNAKEFRFDAKEQYLPIYHLADENNHKIMHLHSFATRMLAKCTLGELISRYMVLVASERKLLIMRPYQIYAVQAIVKCIEENRGNGYIWHTTGSGKTLTSFKASTILKDNPNIEKCIFVVDRKDLDRQTRDEFNKFQQGCVEENTNTETLVKRLESSDYADKVIVTTIQKLGIALDPKNKRNYQERLKSLADKRMVFIFDECHRSQFGENHKAIKAFFPKAQLFGFTGTPIFEANAVQVKIDGQEASKLTTEDVFQKLLHSYTITNAIEDKNVLRFNVDYYRPNDQSNGTYGQVTKKAVIEEILAKHDAISFSRRFNAIFATSSINDAIEYYQLFKEVQDEHWAKNPDFVPLNIACVFSPPAEGNKDVEQLQEDLEQEKADNLVDPNSKKAALEGIISDYNERYGVAHSISEFDAYYQDVQKRIKDQKWSEYPRDQKIDVTIVVDMLLTGFDSKYLGILYVDKELKYHGLIQAFSRTNRILNETKNFGKILDFRSQMSSVDDAVRLFSGLKEEMPDPTIWLVEPAHEVVVKYEQAIDKLTQFMESKGLDPKPEEVANLLGDTAKAEFVDYFKEVQRLSNQLGQYIYIDPEDQEKIESLLPKEDLNAFRTAYLETARTLRENQKDPSSDYAPNTGDGVNPEDIDFEFVLFSSAMIDYDYIMGLISRFTNQTPSQQELTKEELVRLVASHSNLMEEQEDILDYINQLEVVDGLTVNEVSESYQQFKNRKMRRRIEEIALRYGIIPETLNSFIQSVLDRMIFDAEQLSELFREQDLGWKQRVQQEKALVSDLLPLFSLLAKGQNISGLSAYKS, encoded by the coding sequence ATGCAGATGTATACGGTAGCCGAACAGCAAATAGAGGAAAGATTAATTAAGCGCCTCGTAAGCCTTAAATATATTCATCGGTCAGATATCAAAGATAGGGCAACGTTGGAAGCCAATTTTCGTACGAAGTTTGAACAACTCAATGGCGTCATACTGACAGATCGGGAGTTTGATCGCCTTCTTTCTGAGATTATTCCTGCCACGCCGGATGTGTATGAGTCTTCTCGATTACTGCGCGAACGCAATCTTTTCTTGAGAGAGGATGGCACTCCTTTGTACTACACTCTTGTTAACATCAAAGATTGGTGCAGGAATGACTATGAAGTAATCAATCAGTTACGCATCAATACACATAGCAGTCATCATCGCTATGATGTTATAATCCTTATCAATGGGCTTCCTCTTGTACAAATAGAATTGAAGGCTCATAAAGTATCACCTCGAACGGCGATACAGCAGATTGTCAATTATAAAAATGATGTGGGAAATGGCTATGCCAATACCCTGCTTGCATTCATGCAGTTATTTATCGTGAGTAATGAGGCAGAAACGAGTTACTTCGCCAATAATAATGCTAAGGAATTCCGATTTGATGCTAAAGAACAATATTTGCCGATATACCATTTAGCAGATGAGAATAATCACAAAATAATGCACCTGCACAGTTTTGCGACAAGAATGCTTGCGAAATGTACTTTGGGAGAACTCATCAGTCGATACATGGTATTAGTCGCAAGCGAACGTAAGCTTCTAATCATGCGTCCTTACCAAATTTATGCAGTCCAAGCCATTGTTAAGTGTATTGAAGAAAATCGTGGTAACGGTTATATCTGGCATACTACAGGATCAGGTAAGACGCTTACCTCATTCAAGGCATCTACTATTCTTAAAGACAATCCTAATATAGAGAAATGTATTTTTGTCGTGGATAGAAAGGATTTAGATCGTCAAACGCGAGATGAATTCAATAAGTTTCAGCAGGGGTGTGTTGAGGAGAATACGAATACAGAGACACTTGTAAAAAGGCTGGAATCTTCGGACTATGCGGATAAGGTTATAGTAACAACCATACAGAAGTTAGGCATAGCCCTTGACCCTAAAAATAAGAGGAACTATCAAGAGCGTCTTAAGTCTCTTGCAGATAAGCGTATGGTTTTCATCTTTGACGAATGCCATAGATCTCAGTTTGGAGAGAATCATAAAGCGATCAAAGCCTTTTTCCCAAAAGCACAACTCTTTGGTTTTACGGGAACACCGATATTTGAAGCGAATGCAGTGCAAGTCAAGATTGATGGGCAAGAGGCTTCTAAGCTAACAACAGAAGATGTCTTTCAGAAGCTTCTACACTCCTATACGATCACGAATGCCATTGAGGATAAGAATGTTTTGCGATTTAACGTAGACTACTATCGACCCAATGATCAGTCGAATGGTACTTATGGACAAGTGACCAAGAAGGCAGTTATCGAAGAAATTCTTGCCAAGCACGATGCCATATCTTTTTCTAGACGCTTCAACGCCATTTTTGCAACGAGTAGTATCAATGATGCTATTGAGTACTATCAGTTATTTAAGGAGGTACAAGATGAACATTGGGCAAAGAATCCTGACTTTGTGCCTCTGAACATCGCTTGCGTGTTCTCTCCGCCCGCTGAGGGGAATAAAGATGTGGAGCAATTGCAAGAGGACTTAGAGCAAGAAAAAGCAGATAATTTGGTCGATCCAAATAGTAAAAAAGCAGCCTTAGAGGGGATTATTTCGGACTATAATGAGCGTTATGGCGTTGCACACAGTATTTCTGAATTTGATGCTTATTACCAAGATGTACAGAAGCGTATCAAAGATCAGAAATGGAGTGAATATCCCCGTGACCAGAAGATAGATGTAACTATCGTCGTGGATATGCTCCTAACGGGCTTCGACTCCAAATACCTGGGCATCCTCTATGTGGATAAAGAACTCAAATATCATGGCCTTATTCAAGCCTTCTCTCGCACCAATCGCATACTAAATGAGACCAAAAACTTTGGGAAGATACTGGATTTTCGCTCTCAGATGTCGTCTGTAGACGATGCTGTTCGTCTATTTTCTGGTCTTAAAGAGGAGATGCCGGATCCTACTATATGGCTTGTCGAACCAGCTCACGAGGTCGTTGTAAAGTACGAACAAGCGATTGATAAGCTCACTCAGTTTATGGAATCCAAGGGATTAGACCCGAAACCGGAAGAGGTGGCTAATTTATTAGGAGATACCGCTAAGGCTGAGTTTGTAGACTACTTTAAGGAGGTTCAAAGACTGAGCAATCAACTTGGGCAATACATCTACATAGACCCCGAGGATCAAGAGAAGATAGAGAGTTTGTTGCCTAAGGAGGATTTGAATGCTTTTAGGACAGCTTACCTTGAGACTGCTCGTACCCTTCGTGAAAATCAGAAAGATCCGTCATCCGATTATGCACCCAATACCGGTGATGGGGTTAATCCGGAGGATATAGACTTTGAGTTTGTCCTCTTCTCCTCTGCTATGATCGACTATGATTATATCATGGGGCTGATTTCTCGCTTTACTAATCAAACTCCAAGCCAGCAAGAACTCACAAAAGAAGAGCTGGTTCGTTTGGTGGCTTCGCACAGTAATCTGATGGAAGAACAGGAGGATATTCTCGACTATATAAATCAGTTAGAGGTTGTTGATGGACTCACTGTGAATGAGGTTAGCGAAAGCTATCAGCAGTTCAAAAATCGGAAGATGAGACGACGCATCGAAGAGATTGCCCTGCGGTATGGAATTATTCCGGAAACCCTTAATTCATTCATCCAATCAGTTTTAGACCGAATGATTTTTGACGCCGAACAGCTTTCAGAACTATTTAGAGAACAGGATTTAGGCTGGAAGCAACGCGTACAGCAAGAAAAAGCATTGGTCTCTGATCTACTTCCTCTATTCTCCTTATTGGCAAAAGGGCAAAATATATCAGGGCTCTCTGCTTATAAATCCTAA
- a CDS encoding helix-turn-helix transcriptional regulator produces MEARTIIAQYVKEMRKKYRLTQVDLSEKAGVGLRFVRELEQGKTTLRLDKVNKVFELFGSECGPVPMERDEK; encoded by the coding sequence ATGGAAGCAAGGACAATCATAGCACAGTACGTGAAAGAGATGCGTAAGAAATATAGATTGACACAGGTGGACCTCTCCGAAAAAGCAGGAGTTGGGCTACGCTTTGTGCGTGAACTGGAGCAGGGTAAAACTACGCTTCGCCTTGATAAGGTCAATAAAGTATTCGAACTCTTCGGTTCGGAGTGTGGTCCTGTACCAATGGAACGAGATGAGAAATAG